The Mesorhizobium sp. NBSH29 genome has a segment encoding these proteins:
- a CDS encoding Ppx/GppA phosphatase family protein: protein MKDPDTGVSTSGSGASPGFTQQARSPSAEGAKGPKAEGRSGNGPESGAAPHDKPRSKKRRKRRRGRKVFARDTVVAEKAVLIQPVAVIAEKPASPGVRQSRFGATDLPAFAALDLGTNNCRLLVAIPTRPGQFRVVDAFSRIVRLGEGLTANGRLGEAAMDRAVQALKVCADKLGHRPLRRARLIATEACRSADNGAQFIARVKAETGLALEIIDRRTEARLAVSGCGSLIERDTDGVVLFDIGGGSSEIALVDVSRQRTPRLANHIVSWTSLPVGVVSLAERFGGRNVTPAVFDAMVDDVTKMLHAFEGRDRLAHLVEGGRFHLLGTSGTVTTLAGVHLGLERYDRRRVDGLWLNQAHVDSMVEKILGWDFDERVANPCIGADRADLVLAGCAILQAIRAIWPSERLRVADRGLREGILSDLMAEEGVWRRNWRPEAQK, encoded by the coding sequence GTGAAAGACCCCGATACCGGCGTTTCCACGTCAGGTTCAGGGGCATCGCCGGGCTTCACGCAACAGGCGCGGAGTCCGTCTGCCGAGGGCGCGAAAGGCCCCAAGGCGGAGGGCCGGTCTGGCAACGGACCAGAGTCAGGTGCTGCTCCCCATGACAAACCGCGTTCCAAAAAGCGGCGCAAGCGGCGGCGCGGGCGCAAGGTGTTTGCGCGCGACACGGTCGTTGCGGAAAAGGCCGTCCTGATTCAGCCTGTAGCCGTCATCGCCGAAAAGCCTGCCTCTCCAGGCGTACGGCAGTCACGCTTTGGCGCGACGGACCTGCCGGCTTTTGCCGCACTTGACCTTGGAACCAACAATTGCCGGCTTCTGGTCGCCATACCGACGCGTCCGGGGCAGTTTAGGGTGGTGGATGCGTTTTCGCGCATTGTGCGCCTGGGCGAAGGGCTGACCGCCAATGGCAGACTGGGCGAAGCCGCAATGGACCGCGCAGTGCAGGCGCTGAAAGTTTGTGCCGACAAGCTTGGACACAGGCCGCTACGGCGTGCCCGCCTGATTGCCACCGAAGCCTGCCGGTCCGCCGATAATGGCGCCCAATTCATCGCGCGGGTTAAGGCCGAAACCGGTCTCGCACTGGAAATCATTGATCGCCGCACAGAAGCTAGGCTAGCCGTATCTGGCTGCGGATCGCTGATCGAGCGGGATACGGATGGCGTGGTGCTGTTCGATATCGGCGGAGGCTCGTCGGAAATAGCGCTGGTGGACGTGTCACGCCAGCGTACGCCCCGCCTCGCCAACCACATTGTCTCGTGGACGTCACTTCCCGTAGGAGTGGTGTCTCTGGCCGAGCGCTTTGGCGGACGCAATGTGACGCCTGCCGTCTTCGACGCCATGGTGGACGACGTGACTAAAATGCTGCATGCGTTTGAGGGTCGAGACCGGCTCGCACACCTCGTTGAGGGCGGGCGCTTTCATCTTCTGGGGACGTCGGGAACAGTCACGACACTTGCTGGCGTACATCTGGGGCTGGAGCGCTATGACCGCCGCCGTGTAGACGGGCTGTGGTTGAACCAGGCACATGTCGATTCAATGGTCGAGAAGATTTTGGGCTGGGATTTTGATGAGCGTGTAGCCAACCCATGTATCGGTGCAGACCGCGCAGACCTGGTGCTGGCGGGCTGCGCCATTTTGCAGGCCATCCGCGCTATATGGCCATCTGAGCGGCTGCGTGTGGCCGACCGTGGCCTGCGTGAGGGTATTTTGAGTGATTTGATGGCAGAAGAGGGCGTTTGGCGACGCAACTGGCGTCCGGAGGCGCAGAAATGA
- a CDS encoding lysylphosphatidylglycerol synthase domain-containing protein: protein MKWKDFIWPVIGLAAVALSVWLLYKELRGISIEDVGDGLAAIRFHQWVLAALGSIVAYAALAGYDHIALMHLRKKVPWLFITACSFTTYALSHNIGGSVISGAVIRYRAYGSKGLSAAEIGILVAVCWFTFILATGVLAGAVLVLQPDLIHRYFEDIPPWVSLTAGFGILALVGLYIFCSWLHLKPLRIRGRFIYYPRLPIVVRQLTIGPLELLAAASIVYFALPEAGNPGYLIVLGIFLVSFSAALISHAPGGLGVLEIVFLIGLPEMDPAAVIAALLVFRLFYLIVPLVLALGVVLTFERGQLTRLLSRKDKSQA from the coding sequence ATGAAGTGGAAAGATTTTATCTGGCCGGTGATAGGCCTTGCTGCGGTGGCACTGTCTGTGTGGCTGCTCTACAAGGAGTTGCGCGGCATCTCGATCGAGGATGTTGGCGACGGGCTAGCTGCGATCCGGTTCCATCAATGGGTTTTGGCGGCGCTCGGATCGATCGTCGCCTATGCCGCCCTTGCAGGCTATGACCACATTGCGCTGATGCATTTGCGCAAAAAGGTCCCTTGGCTGTTCATCACTGCGTGCTCATTCACCACCTACGCCTTATCGCACAATATAGGCGGCTCGGTGATTTCAGGCGCCGTGATCCGATACCGGGCCTACGGATCGAAGGGCTTAAGCGCTGCCGAGATCGGCATCCTCGTTGCCGTCTGCTGGTTCACCTTCATCCTTGCTACTGGCGTCTTGGCGGGCGCCGTTCTGGTGTTGCAGCCGGATCTCATCCACCGCTACTTTGAAGATATCCCGCCATGGGTTTCGCTTACGGCAGGATTTGGCATTTTGGCGCTTGTCGGGCTCTACATTTTCTGCAGCTGGCTGCATCTTAAGCCGCTTCGAATCCGGGGGCGGTTCATCTATTATCCTCGGCTGCCGATTGTCGTGCGGCAGTTGACGATCGGCCCGCTGGAATTGCTAGCGGCCGCATCCATCGTCTATTTCGCTTTGCCCGAAGCCGGCAACCCCGGCTATCTGATCGTGCTCGGCATTTTTCTGGTGTCGTTTTCGGCTGCGCTGATTTCGCATGCGCCGGGCGGCCTGGGCGTTCTGGAGATCGTCTTTCTCATAGGCCTGCCTGAAATGGACCCGGCTGCGGTGATTGCAGCACTTCTCGTGTTTCGCCTGTTCTACCTGATTGTGCCGCTGGTTCTGGCACTTGGCGTGGTATTAACGTTCGAGCGCGGGCAACTGACGCGGCTTTTGTCACGAAA
- a CDS encoding RlmE family RNA methyltransferase has translation MTKRPVSSNGPGGARVLRTKVKKKRGLKESSRRWLERHLNDPYVQRSKAEGFRSRAAYKLIEIDDKHKILKPGLRVIDLGAAPGGWCQVAADRIGSPEEAPRIAAIDYLEMDPVPGTAFLQMDFLDDEAPAKLLETLGGAPDIVLSDMASPTTGHRRTDHIRTMHLCEVAADFAIAVLKPGGHFLAKTFQGGTEAGLLDLLKRNFRTVHHVKPPASRDESVELYLLAKDFKGKPETER, from the coding sequence ATGACCAAGAGACCGGTATCGTCCAACGGCCCGGGCGGCGCTCGCGTGCTGCGCACTAAGGTCAAGAAGAAGCGCGGCCTGAAGGAATCGTCGCGGCGCTGGCTGGAGCGCCATCTGAACGATCCTTATGTTCAACGCTCCAAAGCCGAGGGCTTCCGGTCGCGCGCGGCCTACAAGCTGATCGAGATTGACGACAAGCACAAGATTTTGAAACCCGGACTGCGTGTCATCGACCTTGGAGCTGCCCCGGGGGGGTGGTGCCAGGTGGCGGCGGACCGCATAGGTTCCCCCGAGGAAGCTCCACGTATCGCCGCAATTGACTATCTGGAAATGGACCCGGTCCCGGGTACCGCCTTTCTGCAAATGGATTTTCTGGATGATGAGGCGCCCGCAAAACTGCTGGAGACGCTAGGTGGCGCGCCGGATATTGTCTTGTCCGATATGGCGTCGCCGACGACAGGACATCGGCGTACAGACCATATCCGCACCATGCACCTTTGCGAGGTGGCGGCCGATTTTGCGATTGCGGTGCTTAAACCGGGCGGGCACTTCCTCGCCAAGACTTTTCAGGGCGGGACCGAAGCTGGCCTGCTTGATCTCTTGAAGCGCAATTTCCGCACGGTCCATCACGTCAAGCCGCCGGCATCACGCGATGAATCCGTCGAGCTTTATCTGCTCGCCAAAGACTTTAAAGGGAAACCTGAAACCGAACGCTAG